The Carassius gibelio isolate Cgi1373 ecotype wild population from Czech Republic chromosome A24, carGib1.2-hapl.c, whole genome shotgun sequence genome window below encodes:
- the LOC127946435 gene encoding acyl-CoA-binding domain-containing protein 5A isoform X1, with protein MMEADIKLVYEQRFNAAVKVIQNLPSNGSFQPSHNMMLKFYSYYKQATQGPCNIPRPGFWDPVGKAKWDAWNSLGEMPKEDAMAAYVEDLKMILESMPVTDEVEELLRVIGPFYELVDDKRKITQVSELSTGFGSMLTSPPKSVTKSIIRTMEMNGSLDSYPVKTAETPKTKSTDTEDGEDDNEEEEEKDEEEEVKEVKKASQPKKRASAGRPREPFSNGSMSQHKVLTNGAHESKSDLKRQESEEDSESINHNRDVIELNGHIREDVSSSHHVASDSDSEVFCDSVDQFCGEEGSELHVSRSLDVAEESHSTLSSSGEIRSQEELLGREEGVQHGGEDGWSSRGGSQRQGLPVNRSNSSVVRRERGSRSPALGSGSAGPQQGSGGDGERWGADGSVTQNLNEQIICALARLQDDMQSVLERLHTLEALTASQARSLALPSDYLSPPANKAKKKPSWWPFDVSPGTVVFAVIWPFVVQWLIRLYVQRRRRFGSSCCRRIN; from the exons ATGATGGAGGCTGACATCAAGCTAGTCTACGAGCAGAGGTTCAATGCTGCTGTCAAAGTCATCCAGAATTTACCTTCAAACG GTTCATTTCAGCCTTCGCATAACATGATGCTGAAATTTTATAGCTACTACAAGCAAGCGACACAAGGCCCCTGCAACATTCCCCGTCCAGGATTCTGGGACCCCGTTGGAAAAGCCAAATG GGATGCGTGGAATTCTCTTGGGGAAATGCCAAAGGAGGACGCAATGGCGGCCTACGTGGAAGATTTGAAAATG ATCCTGGAAAGTATGCCTGTAACAGATGAGGTCGAGGAGCTTCTGCGGGTCATTGGACCCTTCTATGAGCTCGTTGATGACAAGAGAAAGATAACGCAAGTGTCCGAGTTGAGCACAG GATTTGGGAGCATGCTAACTTCACCACCCAAAAGTGTCACAAAAAGCATCATCAGGACGATGGAGATGAACGGCAGCCTGGACAGTTACCCCGTCAAAACCGCAGAAACTCCAAAGACTAAAtcaacagacacggaagacgGAGAAGATGAtaatgaggaggaagaggagaaagatgaagaagaggaggttAAAGAAGTGAAGAAAG cCTCACAACCAAAGAAAAGGGCTTCTGCGGGGAGACCTAGAGAACCATTTTCTAATGGGAGTATGAGCCAACATAAAGTCCTTACCAATGGAGCGCACGAGTCTAAGTCTGATCTGAAGAGGCAGGAGTCAGAAGAAGACTCTGAAAGCATCAACCACAACAGAGACGTCATTGAGCTCAATGGACACATCAGAG AAGACGTGTCCAGTTCTCACCATGTGGCCAGTGATTCGGACAGTGAGGTGTTCTGTGACTCTGTCGACCAGTTTTGTGGAGAAGAA GGATCTGAGCTACACGTCAGCCGCTCACTGGACGTGGCCGAGGAGAGCCACAGCACACTGTCCTCCTCAGGAGAGATCAGATCACAAGAGGAACTGCTGGGACGGGAGGAAGGCGTACAGCACGGCGGAGAAGACGGTTGGAGCAGCAGAGGAGGTTCTCAGAGACAGGGACTTCCTGTGAATAGAAGTAACAGTTCTGTGGTCAGGAGGGAAAGAG GGTCCAGGTCACCTGCCTTGGGCTCCGGGTCAGCGGGGCCGCAGCAGGGCAGTGGGGGAGATGGGGAGCGCTGGGGGGCGGATGGATCTGTAACACAGAATCTAAACGAACAGATAATCTGTGCTCTGGCCAGACTGCAGGACGACATGCAGAGTGTCTTAGAGAGGCTACACACGCTGGAAGCTCTCACAGCCTCGCAG GCCCGATCCTTAGCACTGCCATCAGACTACTTGTCACCACCTGCAAATAAAGCGAAGAAG
- the LOC127946435 gene encoding acyl-CoA-binding domain-containing protein 5A isoform X2 — translation MMEADIKLVYEQRFNAAVKVIQNLPSNGSFQPSHNMMLKFYSYYKQATQGPCNIPRPGFWDPVGKAKWDAWNSLGEMPKEDAMAAYVEDLKMILESMPVTDEVEELLRVIGPFYELVDDKRKITQVSELSTGFGSMLTSPPKSVTKSIIRTMEMNGSLDSYPVKTAETPKTKSTDTEDGEDDNEEEEEKDEEEEVKEVKKASQPKKRASAGRPREPFSNGSMSQHKVLTNGAHESKSDLKRQESEEDSESINHNRDVIELNGHIRDVSSSHHVASDSDSEVFCDSVDQFCGEEGSELHVSRSLDVAEESHSTLSSSGEIRSQEELLGREEGVQHGGEDGWSSRGGSQRQGLPVNRSNSSVVRRERGSRSPALGSGSAGPQQGSGGDGERWGADGSVTQNLNEQIICALARLQDDMQSVLERLHTLEALTASQARSLALPSDYLSPPANKAKKKPSWWPFDVSPGTVVFAVIWPFVVQWLIRLYVQRRRRFGSSCCRRIN, via the exons ATGATGGAGGCTGACATCAAGCTAGTCTACGAGCAGAGGTTCAATGCTGCTGTCAAAGTCATCCAGAATTTACCTTCAAACG GTTCATTTCAGCCTTCGCATAACATGATGCTGAAATTTTATAGCTACTACAAGCAAGCGACACAAGGCCCCTGCAACATTCCCCGTCCAGGATTCTGGGACCCCGTTGGAAAAGCCAAATG GGATGCGTGGAATTCTCTTGGGGAAATGCCAAAGGAGGACGCAATGGCGGCCTACGTGGAAGATTTGAAAATG ATCCTGGAAAGTATGCCTGTAACAGATGAGGTCGAGGAGCTTCTGCGGGTCATTGGACCCTTCTATGAGCTCGTTGATGACAAGAGAAAGATAACGCAAGTGTCCGAGTTGAGCACAG GATTTGGGAGCATGCTAACTTCACCACCCAAAAGTGTCACAAAAAGCATCATCAGGACGATGGAGATGAACGGCAGCCTGGACAGTTACCCCGTCAAAACCGCAGAAACTCCAAAGACTAAAtcaacagacacggaagacgGAGAAGATGAtaatgaggaggaagaggagaaagatgaagaagaggaggttAAAGAAGTGAAGAAAG cCTCACAACCAAAGAAAAGGGCTTCTGCGGGGAGACCTAGAGAACCATTTTCTAATGGGAGTATGAGCCAACATAAAGTCCTTACCAATGGAGCGCACGAGTCTAAGTCTGATCTGAAGAGGCAGGAGTCAGAAGAAGACTCTGAAAGCATCAACCACAACAGAGACGTCATTGAGCTCAATGGACACATCAGAG ACGTGTCCAGTTCTCACCATGTGGCCAGTGATTCGGACAGTGAGGTGTTCTGTGACTCTGTCGACCAGTTTTGTGGAGAAGAA GGATCTGAGCTACACGTCAGCCGCTCACTGGACGTGGCCGAGGAGAGCCACAGCACACTGTCCTCCTCAGGAGAGATCAGATCACAAGAGGAACTGCTGGGACGGGAGGAAGGCGTACAGCACGGCGGAGAAGACGGTTGGAGCAGCAGAGGAGGTTCTCAGAGACAGGGACTTCCTGTGAATAGAAGTAACAGTTCTGTGGTCAGGAGGGAAAGAG GGTCCAGGTCACCTGCCTTGGGCTCCGGGTCAGCGGGGCCGCAGCAGGGCAGTGGGGGAGATGGGGAGCGCTGGGGGGCGGATGGATCTGTAACACAGAATCTAAACGAACAGATAATCTGTGCTCTGGCCAGACTGCAGGACGACATGCAGAGTGTCTTAGAGAGGCTACACACGCTGGAAGCTCTCACAGCCTCGCAG GCCCGATCCTTAGCACTGCCATCAGACTACTTGTCACCACCTGCAAATAAAGCGAAGAAG
- the LOC127946435 gene encoding acyl-CoA-binding domain-containing protein 5A isoform X3 produces the protein MMEADIKLVYEQRFNAAVKVIQNLPSNGSFQPSHNMMLKFYSYYKQATQGPCNIPRPGFWDPVGKAKWDAWNSLGEMPKEDAMAAYVEDLKMILESMPVTDEVEELLRVIGPFYELVDDKRKITQVSELSTGFGSMLTSPPKSVTKSIIRTMEMNGSLDSYPVKTAETPKTKSTDTEDGEDDNEEEEEKDEEEEVKEVKKASQPKKRASAGRPREPFSNGSMSQHKVLTNGAHESKSDLKRQESEEDSESINHNRDVIELNGHIREDVSSSHHVASDSDSEVFCDSVDQFCGEEGSELHVSRSLDVAEESHSTLSSSGEIRSQEELLGREEGVQHGGEDGWSSRGGSQRQGLPVNRSNSSVVRRERGSRSPALGSGSAGPQQGSGGDGERWGADGSVTQNLNEQIICALARLQDDMQSVLERLHTLEALTASQARSLALPSDYLSPPANKAKKKPSWWPFDVSPGTVVFAVIWPFVVQWLIRLYVQRRRRRIN, from the exons ATGATGGAGGCTGACATCAAGCTAGTCTACGAGCAGAGGTTCAATGCTGCTGTCAAAGTCATCCAGAATTTACCTTCAAACG GTTCATTTCAGCCTTCGCATAACATGATGCTGAAATTTTATAGCTACTACAAGCAAGCGACACAAGGCCCCTGCAACATTCCCCGTCCAGGATTCTGGGACCCCGTTGGAAAAGCCAAATG GGATGCGTGGAATTCTCTTGGGGAAATGCCAAAGGAGGACGCAATGGCGGCCTACGTGGAAGATTTGAAAATG ATCCTGGAAAGTATGCCTGTAACAGATGAGGTCGAGGAGCTTCTGCGGGTCATTGGACCCTTCTATGAGCTCGTTGATGACAAGAGAAAGATAACGCAAGTGTCCGAGTTGAGCACAG GATTTGGGAGCATGCTAACTTCACCACCCAAAAGTGTCACAAAAAGCATCATCAGGACGATGGAGATGAACGGCAGCCTGGACAGTTACCCCGTCAAAACCGCAGAAACTCCAAAGACTAAAtcaacagacacggaagacgGAGAAGATGAtaatgaggaggaagaggagaaagatgaagaagaggaggttAAAGAAGTGAAGAAAG cCTCACAACCAAAGAAAAGGGCTTCTGCGGGGAGACCTAGAGAACCATTTTCTAATGGGAGTATGAGCCAACATAAAGTCCTTACCAATGGAGCGCACGAGTCTAAGTCTGATCTGAAGAGGCAGGAGTCAGAAGAAGACTCTGAAAGCATCAACCACAACAGAGACGTCATTGAGCTCAATGGACACATCAGAG AAGACGTGTCCAGTTCTCACCATGTGGCCAGTGATTCGGACAGTGAGGTGTTCTGTGACTCTGTCGACCAGTTTTGTGGAGAAGAA GGATCTGAGCTACACGTCAGCCGCTCACTGGACGTGGCCGAGGAGAGCCACAGCACACTGTCCTCCTCAGGAGAGATCAGATCACAAGAGGAACTGCTGGGACGGGAGGAAGGCGTACAGCACGGCGGAGAAGACGGTTGGAGCAGCAGAGGAGGTTCTCAGAGACAGGGACTTCCTGTGAATAGAAGTAACAGTTCTGTGGTCAGGAGGGAAAGAG GGTCCAGGTCACCTGCCTTGGGCTCCGGGTCAGCGGGGCCGCAGCAGGGCAGTGGGGGAGATGGGGAGCGCTGGGGGGCGGATGGATCTGTAACACAGAATCTAAACGAACAGATAATCTGTGCTCTGGCCAGACTGCAGGACGACATGCAGAGTGTCTTAGAGAGGCTACACACGCTGGAAGCTCTCACAGCCTCGCAG GCCCGATCCTTAGCACTGCCATCAGACTACTTGTCACCACCTGCAAATAAAGCGAAGAAG